A single region of the Candidatus Protochlamydia amoebophila UWE25 genome encodes:
- a CDS encoding GNAT family N-acetyltransferase produces the protein MGLINQSIEQEQLIELRYRFHPNYWGRGLATEAVLAVCQYAFDQLGIKKLISIIDPQNFRSLGVAKRAGWLFGKKQSFMDYLCIFIAWLVDVSSTSTSH, from the coding sequence GTGGGGTTAATTAACCAATCCATTGAACAAGAACAATTAATAGAACTAAGGTATCGCTTTCACCCTAATTATTGGGGCAGAGGATTGGCAACAGAAGCCGTATTGGCTGTGTGCCAATATGCATTTGATCAATTAGGAATTAAAAAATTAATCTCAATTATTGATCCTCAAAACTTTCGTAGCCTTGGAGTTGCTAAGCGAGCGGGATGGCTTTTTGGAAAGAAACAATCTTTCATGGACTACCTATGCATATTTATAGCATGGCTAGTCGATGTTAGTTCAACATCGACTAGCCATTAA
- a CDS encoding 50S ribosomal protein L11 methyltransferase — MKELYKITLKNDLTLEQAWEILEENAFELAYGEEEESRGILYLYLNSVNEVSAYFWIKEIEKVQLPKIDWESQWALYGLDFKNGSVHLSFDKFGRKAEPILLKPGPGFGDLSHPTTLLVLELMSQYLTTQSVIDIGSGSGVLTLAALALGASFAYGVDIDPAAIGHAQENAKFNQMESQCIFMLPEEFQFHSITVPLIVMNMIFSEQKIAWNALSSLHRLPGLRLISGIRQEERDVYFEQTKNWGWRLKEEKEKEGWLGFVFEC; from the coding sequence ATGAAGGAGCTTTACAAAATTACCTTGAAGAATGATCTAACATTGGAACAAGCCTGGGAAATTTTGGAAGAAAATGCTTTCGAATTAGCCTATGGGGAAGAAGAAGAGAGTAGGGGAATTCTTTATCTTTATTTAAACTCTGTGAATGAGGTTTCCGCTTATTTTTGGATTAAAGAAATTGAAAAGGTACAATTACCTAAAATTGATTGGGAATCACAATGGGCTTTGTATGGTTTAGATTTTAAAAATGGGTCGGTCCACCTTTCTTTTGACAAATTTGGAAGGAAAGCTGAGCCCATTTTACTCAAACCTGGCCCGGGTTTTGGAGATTTATCTCATCCAACGACTTTACTTGTTTTAGAACTGATGAGTCAATATTTAACAACACAAAGTGTCATCGATATTGGAAGTGGAAGTGGTGTTTTGACTTTAGCTGCCCTTGCTCTAGGTGCTTCGTTTGCATATGGAGTGGACATCGATCCAGCAGCCATTGGACACGCTCAAGAAAATGCTAAGTTTAATCAAATGGAATCTCAATGTATTTTTATGCTACCAGAAGAATTTCAATTTCATTCTATTACAGTTCCTTTGATTGTGATGAATATGATTTTTTCTGAACAAAAAATTGCCTGGAATGCCCTTTCCTCTTTGCATCGCTTACCGGGTTTACGTCTAATTTCCGGAATACGTCAAGAGGAGCGAGACGTCTACTTTGAGCAAACAAAAAACTGGGGGTGGAGATTAAAGGAAGAAAAAGAAAAAGAGGGATGGCTAGGCTTTGTTTTTGAGTGTTAA
- a CDS encoding FmdB family zinc ribbon protein, whose translation MPHYDYCCTSCGYQEEVFQKISEEPLKICPSCRQNNFQRQPGGGVGLHFKGTGFYITDYPSSSTSDQSCPCGKNSSCSSEPKN comes from the coding sequence ATGCCCCATTACGATTATTGCTGTACAAGCTGTGGCTATCAAGAAGAAGTTTTTCAAAAAATTAGCGAAGAGCCTTTAAAAATTTGTCCCTCTTGTCGACAAAATAATTTTCAAAGACAGCCTGGAGGAGGAGTAGGACTTCATTTTAAAGGGACAGGATTTTATATTACGGATTATCCTTCATCATCAACTTCAGATCAGAGTTGTCCTTGCGGAAAAAATTCTTCTTGTTCTTCGGAACCTAAAAACTAA
- a CDS encoding exo-beta-N-acetylmuramidase NamZ family protein — MQILRTLFLFFIFIVIPTVGFTQVTVGIDSLFDSSYVELIKGKRIGLVTNHTAINHEGETTINCLKKNASFFEFKLQALFAPEHGLQGIQYADEIVKDSCETEIPIYSLHGSTRRPTQESLKNLDVLIYDIQDIGSRSYTYISTLFYVMEEAAKLKIPVIVLDRPNPINGLTIDGPLLEEKWRSFVGYVNIPYCHGLTIGELASYFNGEYKINCLLKVIPMKGWKREMTFNETGLIWIPTSPHIPEAETSLYYPITGLLGELQLVNIGVGYTLPFKVVGAPWINAEKFAKKLNEQKFPGVRFHPFYYRPFFGRFAHQNCQGVLIILTNPKKYLPVSTQYLLIGMLKSLYPKEFQAALNQSSHRQDMFNKVNGTAEVFRIIKEEQYILWKLRSLHEKERALFVNKRASYLLY; from the coding sequence ATGCAAATCCTACGAACTTTATTCCTTTTTTTTATATTTATTGTAATTCCAACCGTTGGATTTACACAAGTTACAGTAGGTATTGATTCTCTGTTTGATTCTTCTTACGTAGAATTAATCAAAGGTAAACGTATAGGATTAGTCACAAATCATACCGCAATCAATCATGAGGGTGAGACAACCATCAATTGTTTAAAAAAAAATGCTTCTTTTTTTGAATTTAAACTGCAAGCTCTGTTTGCTCCAGAGCATGGTTTACAAGGAATTCAATATGCAGATGAAATCGTTAAAGATTCTTGTGAAACAGAGATTCCTATTTACAGTTTACATGGATCTACAAGACGGCCAACACAAGAGTCTTTAAAAAATCTCGATGTTTTAATTTATGATATTCAAGACATCGGTTCGCGTTCATACACCTACATTTCTACCCTATTTTATGTGATGGAAGAAGCAGCTAAACTCAAAATTCCAGTCATTGTTCTCGATAGACCGAATCCCATTAATGGCTTAACAATTGATGGGCCCTTACTAGAAGAAAAATGGCGTTCGTTTGTGGGGTACGTTAATATTCCTTATTGTCACGGACTGACAATCGGAGAATTAGCCTCTTATTTTAATGGAGAATATAAAATTAACTGTTTACTCAAAGTTATTCCCATGAAAGGGTGGAAAAGAGAGATGACATTTAATGAGACAGGACTCATCTGGATCCCAACTAGCCCTCATATTCCCGAAGCAGAAACTTCTCTTTATTATCCTATCACTGGGTTGCTTGGAGAACTTCAACTTGTTAATATTGGTGTAGGCTACACTCTACCTTTTAAAGTTGTTGGGGCTCCGTGGATTAATGCAGAAAAATTTGCAAAAAAACTTAATGAACAAAAATTTCCAGGCGTCCGTTTTCACCCCTTTTACTATCGCCCTTTTTTTGGTCGCTTTGCTCATCAAAATTGTCAGGGTGTTTTAATAATCTTAACTAACCCCAAAAAATATTTACCTGTCTCTACCCAATATTTGCTTATTGGCATGTTAAAAAGTTTATATCCCAAAGAGTTTCAAGCTGCATTAAATCAATCTTCTCATAGACAAGACATGTTTAATAAAGTCAATGGAACGGCAGAAGTGTTTAGAATCATTAAAGAAGAGCAATATATTCTTTGGAAATTACGCTCTCTTCATGAAAAAGAACGGGCCTTATTTGTGAATAAAAGAGCTTCTTACCTCCTCTATTGA
- the groL gene encoding chaperonin GroEL (60 kDa chaperone family; promotes refolding of misfolded polypeptides especially under stressful conditions; forms two stacked rings of heptamers to form a barrel-shaped 14mer; ends can be capped by GroES; misfolded proteins enter the barrel where they are refolded when GroES binds), with protein MAKLLQFNEEALKSILKGVKTLAKAVKVTLGPKGRNVVINKGFGSPLSTKDGVTVAKEVVLKDKFENMGAQLVNQVAAKTSDVAGDGTTTAIVLAEAIYSAGVKNVAAGANPMSLKRGIDQAVETITRSLDHLSTPVNTAQEVRQIATISANNDGEIGRIIGEAMERVGKDGIITVAEAKGIETHVDYVEGMQFDKGYVSPYFITNAEQMSVELSNADILITDKKLSAAKDIIPVLEKIMEKGARPLLIIAEDIDGEALATLVVNKLKAGMTVCAVKAPGFGDRRKAMLQDIAILTGGKVVSEEVGLKLDEVGPEVLGRAKTIKVSKEETTIIDGAGQSNEVKSRLAQIKAELANASTSKYDKEKLEERLAKMVGGVAVVNVGAATETELKEKKARVEDALHATRAAVAQGIVPGGGVALLRAVKSLEKLQLTGDEAIGVTIIKQAAFAPAIAIANNCGKQGNLIAEKIYEATGSYGYDGLTDEFKDLLKAGVIDPVLVTKSALINAASIAGLLLTTAAMITDKPQPKSQPAGMPGMDGMGGMGMGGMGGMGGMGMM; from the coding sequence ATGGCAAAATTATTACAATTTAACGAAGAAGCCTTAAAATCAATCTTAAAAGGTGTAAAAACGCTTGCTAAAGCCGTTAAAGTCACTTTAGGCCCAAAAGGGCGCAACGTTGTCATCAACAAAGGATTTGGCTCTCCTCTTTCTACTAAAGATGGTGTCACAGTCGCCAAAGAAGTTGTTCTCAAAGACAAATTTGAAAACATGGGTGCTCAATTAGTTAATCAAGTTGCTGCTAAAACATCTGATGTAGCAGGAGATGGAACAACAACAGCCATTGTTTTAGCTGAAGCCATTTATTCTGCTGGTGTCAAAAACGTGGCAGCCGGTGCAAACCCAATGAGTTTAAAAAGGGGAATAGATCAAGCTGTTGAAACAATAACTCGCTCTCTAGATCACCTTTCTACGCCAGTAAATACAGCCCAAGAAGTTAGACAGATTGCCACAATTTCTGCTAATAATGATGGCGAGATCGGCCGTATTATTGGAGAAGCAATGGAAAGAGTGGGTAAAGATGGAATCATCACTGTTGCTGAAGCAAAAGGAATTGAAACACATGTAGATTATGTAGAAGGCATGCAATTTGATAAAGGATACGTTTCCCCTTACTTTATCACCAATGCAGAACAAATGAGTGTTGAGCTCTCAAACGCAGATATTCTAATCACAGACAAAAAATTATCCGCAGCTAAAGATATTATTCCTGTCTTAGAAAAAATTATGGAAAAAGGAGCACGCCCTTTGCTCATTATTGCCGAAGATATTGATGGAGAAGCTCTTGCAACTCTTGTCGTCAATAAACTAAAAGCAGGGATGACTGTTTGTGCAGTAAAAGCACCAGGTTTTGGGGATCGACGTAAAGCTATGTTGCAAGATATTGCCATTTTGACAGGAGGAAAAGTCGTTTCAGAAGAAGTAGGTCTAAAATTGGATGAAGTAGGACCAGAAGTTCTTGGAAGAGCAAAGACTATTAAGGTTTCAAAAGAAGAAACAACGATTATCGATGGAGCTGGACAATCAAATGAGGTGAAAAGCCGCCTTGCTCAAATTAAAGCTGAACTTGCGAATGCAAGTACTTCTAAATATGACAAAGAAAAATTAGAGGAACGACTAGCAAAAATGGTCGGCGGTGTTGCAGTTGTTAATGTCGGAGCAGCGACTGAAACAGAATTAAAAGAAAAGAAAGCGCGTGTGGAAGACGCATTACATGCCACACGGGCAGCTGTTGCGCAAGGAATCGTTCCGGGTGGCGGAGTCGCTCTTCTTCGCGCTGTTAAATCCCTTGAAAAATTGCAACTTACAGGCGATGAAGCGATAGGCGTAACCATTATTAAGCAAGCCGCTTTTGCGCCAGCAATAGCTATTGCTAATAACTGTGGGAAACAAGGAAATTTGATTGCTGAAAAGATTTATGAAGCAACAGGTTCTTATGGATATGATGGTTTAACCGACGAATTTAAAGATTTGTTAAAAGCAGGAGTAATAGATCCTGTTTTAGTCACCAAAAGCGCGCTAATCAATGCAGCTTCTATTGCAGGACTTTTACTTACAACAGCTGCAATGATTACTGATAAACCCCAACCTAAATCTCAACCTGCTGGCATGCCAGGCATGGATGGCATGGGTGGTATGGGAATGGGTGGCATGGGTGGTATGGGCGGCATGGGAATGATGTAA
- a CDS encoding ATP-dependent helicase: protein MDNLFNLNKEQKDAVTTLEGPVLVLAGAGSGKTRVVTSRIVNLIENGISPSNILGVTFTNKAAQEMRERVCKLTQHHVLICTFHSLGAKILRESIHVLGYQRDFTIYDEEDVNKLVKACLMELNWQDKKVDAKPFRQMISQAKNMLQQPNPHYDKEVTSDFDEAFPHVYALYQKKLQEYQAVDFDDLLFLTAKIWREYPSVLNYYQDRWPFVLIDEYQDTNAVQYTMTTLLVEKRRNLFVVGDPDQSIYSWRGANVQNILNFERDYPGAKVIQLEQNYRSRTNILNAANALISHNTNRFEKELWSELGAGEKVKLFIGDDDRAEAEFVASQISYHHKEHQISLSEMVIFYRTNAQSRVFEDYLLYRGIPYVIVGGISFYQRREIKDILAFLRFAQSGADFVAFARTINLPKRGLGETTIEKIRQSANEERMTIYAFCEALLKNTPMKSIVRLTAKQREGLTEYLAIVQELRTLSKAGSVRELVLAAIEKTKYLNYLMEDKESYEDRRENLDELITKAVEWEISATDPSLEAFLEELSLKSSLDEANQAVERLSLMTIHNGKGLEFTTTFLVGLEEDLFPHVNSKNNREDVEEERRLCYVGITRAKEYLYLSFCHTRYLWGNLRFQRPSRFLKELPSEYLEKCQQSQIISKHALQNQQKERVTYVEKPLPSGEIFAPSDTIFHKDFGIGQIKEAYEGSMGLTYKIFFTKDNSVKTLVAKYAVLNRV, encoded by the coding sequence ATGGATAATTTATTTAATTTAAATAAAGAGCAAAAAGATGCTGTGACAACCTTAGAAGGTCCAGTATTAGTATTAGCGGGGGCGGGATCTGGAAAAACGCGTGTTGTTACCTCTAGAATTGTTAATTTGATAGAAAACGGAATTTCTCCTTCTAATATTTTAGGAGTAACATTTACAAACAAAGCCGCTCAAGAAATGAGAGAACGCGTTTGTAAGTTGACTCAACATCATGTTCTCATTTGTACATTTCATAGTTTAGGAGCAAAAATTTTACGGGAAAGCATTCATGTATTGGGATATCAACGTGATTTTACAATTTATGACGAAGAAGATGTTAATAAATTAGTCAAAGCCTGTTTAATGGAACTGAATTGGCAAGACAAAAAAGTAGATGCCAAGCCTTTTCGCCAAATGATCTCTCAAGCGAAAAATATGTTGCAACAACCTAATCCACACTATGATAAAGAGGTAACTTCCGATTTTGATGAAGCCTTTCCTCATGTCTATGCACTTTATCAAAAAAAGCTTCAAGAGTATCAAGCAGTTGACTTTGATGATCTCCTTTTTTTAACAGCTAAAATTTGGCGTGAATATCCCTCTGTTCTTAATTATTACCAAGATCGCTGGCCCTTTGTTTTAATTGATGAATATCAAGATACTAATGCTGTTCAATATACCATGACGACCTTGCTTGTAGAAAAAAGACGTAATCTATTCGTTGTCGGTGATCCTGATCAATCTATTTACTCTTGGAGAGGAGCAAATGTTCAGAATATTTTAAATTTTGAGCGAGATTATCCAGGTGCTAAAGTTATCCAATTAGAGCAAAACTATCGTAGCCGTACCAATATTTTAAATGCTGCTAACGCTTTAATCAGTCATAATACGAATCGTTTTGAGAAAGAATTATGGAGTGAACTGGGTGCTGGTGAGAAAGTTAAACTCTTTATTGGAGATGATGATCGAGCTGAAGCTGAATTTGTGGCTTCGCAGATTTCTTATCATCACAAAGAACATCAGATCTCACTCAGTGAAATGGTAATTTTTTATCGAACGAATGCCCAATCAAGGGTTTTTGAAGACTACTTGCTTTATCGTGGAATACCCTATGTCATTGTGGGGGGGATCTCTTTTTATCAAAGGCGTGAAATTAAAGATATTTTGGCATTTTTGCGTTTTGCGCAATCTGGTGCAGATTTTGTAGCCTTTGCTCGAACAATTAATTTACCTAAAAGAGGCCTAGGAGAAACGACAATTGAAAAAATTCGGCAGAGCGCTAATGAAGAAAGAATGACGATTTACGCTTTTTGCGAGGCATTATTAAAAAATACTCCCATGAAATCTATTGTTCGATTAACAGCCAAGCAGAGAGAAGGTTTAACTGAGTATTTAGCAATTGTCCAAGAACTACGTACTTTAAGTAAAGCTGGGTCTGTACGAGAACTTGTTTTAGCAGCGATTGAAAAAACAAAATATTTGAACTATTTGATGGAAGATAAAGAGTCCTACGAAGACCGTAGAGAGAACTTGGATGAATTGATTACTAAAGCTGTTGAATGGGAAATTTCTGCGACAGATCCTTCATTAGAGGCCTTTTTAGAAGAACTTTCTCTAAAATCAAGTTTAGATGAAGCTAATCAAGCTGTCGAACGTTTAAGTTTGATGACTATCCACAATGGCAAAGGTCTTGAATTTACTACTACATTTTTAGTTGGGCTAGAAGAAGATTTATTTCCTCATGTGAATTCTAAAAATAACCGTGAAGATGTGGAAGAAGAACGGCGTCTTTGTTATGTGGGTATTACAAGAGCAAAAGAATATCTTTACTTGAGCTTCTGTCATACCAGGTATTTATGGGGAAATCTTCGCTTTCAAAGGCCAAGTCGATTTCTTAAAGAGCTGCCCTCAGAATATCTAGAAAAATGTCAACAATCCCAAATAATTTCTAAGCATGCTTTACAAAATCAGCAAAAAGAACGTGTTACGTATGTGGAAAAACCGCTTCCTAGCGGCGAAATTTTTGCTCCCAGCGATACAATTTTTCATAAAGATTTTGGAATTGGGCAAATCAAGGAGGCTTATGAAGGCTCGATGGGGTTAACATATAAAATTTTTTTTACAAAAGACAATAGTGTCAAAACTCTCGTGGCAAAATATGCCGTTTTAAACAGAGTATAA
- a CDS encoding bifunctional proline dehydrogenase/L-glutamate gamma-semialdehyde dehydrogenase, with protein MKKSSLIENALFQIHSVKGKKLSLQERQDLAISLAAKMLKEAQYIQTKVEKRQQAELAGMMNDSVGKIFTTVLTDQCFRSLQNSRVADQLAQVIHKYGIPIYLSDKKRLALKAFSLVGKILSSLAVPITIRLIQKETRHIILPGEPQAFAKHMKKRCQEGVRINLNHLGEAILGEDEARRRLQIYLDDLANPLIEYISIKISTIYSQIHLLAWEETLEILSERLRLLYRAAIKNKYRRATGEVISKFVNLDMEEYRDLNLTVALFKKVLDEPEFFQYQGGIVLQSYLPDSFLIQQELTQWAMQRVNRMGAPIKIRLVKGANLAMEQFESAVRLWPQAPYTTKADVDANYKRMVTYGCEFQRAQAAHLGIASHNLFDIAYALLLRSENHVEKEVCFEMLEGMADHIRRVVQTLADDMLLYCPTATKEEFQSAVAYLVRRLDENTAPENFLRHAFDLRPGTDDWNNQVHLFKQACQNYEQVSDQPRRLQNRLHKDRLLNQRKCFQNVADTDWSLSHNRQWAKIIIDQWKNKKHPDVPLVINGFHYTSENRWGIGEDPSFPGKILYRYALASKEQVDEALDAAQNAYLKWSATTSQERANLLIKIAQGLELHRADLIGAMIADTAKTLIEADIEVSEAIDFANYYRFNLLEWMYLEDVKWSAKGVVVIAPPWNFPCSIAAGGILAALVTGNTVILKPAFESVLVCWHLAQIFWEAGISQQVLQFVVCEDEPVGSALIQDSRVNAVVLTGATETAKLFLRLRADLDLMAETGGKNTMIITSMADRDLAIKDLVQSAFSHAGQKCSACSLAIVEAETYDNLHFRQQLKDSVESLSIGSPWKLKSKVNPLIREANPNLLRGLTQLEEGEEWLVQPKQDPQNPYLWSPGIKLGVKPGNFTYNTELFGPVLGLVRAENFDEALHMMNQTGYGLTAGIHTLDEREQKQWFQKIEAGNCYINRTMTGAIVERQPFGGCKESSFGKGSKAGGPNYLVQFMQTSQKNLPTEQKELKEMPLAFLKNVQRLKYLSSEEYEIFSLSMKNYAFYYDLYFSRSHDPSLVRGQDNLQTYRPHNQISVRVQSPDRLVDLLRLIAASIICSTPLMLSTDNQETYQKFQSLRLPPFISFKLEAESTFIERLERGEIKRMRVLSPFSKSLENTLANAACHLNRGEVMANGRLELLHFLREVSLSFDYHRYGNLAEREKEYRHPLPGHKGKTCLPCGACCCDG; from the coding sequence ATGAAAAAGTCTTCTTTGATTGAAAATGCCTTATTTCAAATTCATTCAGTCAAAGGAAAAAAACTTTCATTACAAGAAAGGCAAGATCTGGCGATTTCGTTAGCAGCTAAAATGTTAAAAGAGGCGCAATATATTCAAACAAAAGTTGAAAAAAGGCAACAAGCAGAACTTGCTGGAATGATGAACGATTCCGTTGGTAAGATTTTTACAACCGTCTTAACAGACCAGTGTTTTAGAAGTCTTCAAAATAGTAGAGTGGCTGATCAGCTTGCGCAAGTCATTCACAAATATGGAATCCCCATCTACTTATCGGATAAAAAACGACTAGCCTTAAAAGCTTTTAGCCTAGTTGGTAAAATTCTCTCTTCTTTAGCAGTTCCTATTACTATTCGACTGATTCAGAAAGAAACAAGGCATATTATTTTACCAGGAGAGCCTCAAGCGTTTGCTAAACACATGAAAAAGAGGTGTCAAGAGGGAGTAAGAATTAATCTTAATCATCTAGGTGAAGCAATTTTAGGAGAAGATGAAGCCAGGCGTCGTTTGCAAATTTATCTGGATGATTTAGCAAATCCTTTGATCGAGTATATTTCTATTAAAATTTCTACTATTTATAGCCAAATCCATTTACTGGCTTGGGAAGAAACGTTAGAAATTTTATCTGAAAGACTTCGCTTATTGTATCGAGCAGCAATTAAAAATAAATATAGACGAGCAACGGGTGAAGTCATATCGAAATTTGTTAATTTAGATATGGAAGAATATCGAGACTTAAACCTAACAGTCGCACTTTTTAAAAAAGTTTTAGATGAGCCTGAGTTTTTTCAATATCAAGGCGGAATTGTTTTGCAAAGCTATTTACCCGATTCCTTTTTAATTCAACAAGAGCTAACGCAGTGGGCGATGCAAAGAGTTAATCGGATGGGAGCTCCTATCAAAATCCGCCTTGTAAAAGGTGCTAATTTAGCGATGGAGCAATTTGAATCCGCTGTTCGTTTATGGCCACAGGCTCCTTACACAACTAAAGCAGATGTAGATGCAAATTATAAACGAATGGTCACGTATGGATGCGAGTTTCAACGTGCTCAGGCAGCTCATTTAGGGATTGCTAGTCATAATTTATTTGATATCGCTTATGCTTTATTACTCCGTTCTGAAAATCACGTTGAAAAAGAAGTCTGCTTTGAAATGCTGGAGGGAATGGCTGATCATATTCGACGAGTTGTTCAAACTTTAGCAGATGACATGCTTCTTTACTGCCCAACTGCCACTAAAGAAGAATTTCAAAGCGCCGTTGCTTATCTTGTCAGACGTTTAGATGAAAATACAGCTCCTGAAAACTTCTTACGACATGCTTTTGATTTAAGGCCTGGCACTGATGATTGGAATAATCAAGTTCATTTGTTTAAACAAGCTTGTCAAAATTACGAACAAGTTTCCGATCAACCTAGGCGTTTACAAAATAGATTGCATAAAGATCGTTTGCTCAATCAACGAAAATGTTTCCAAAATGTGGCAGATACTGACTGGTCATTATCTCACAATCGCCAATGGGCGAAAATAATTATTGATCAATGGAAAAATAAAAAACATCCAGATGTTCCTTTAGTCATTAATGGCTTCCACTATACTTCAGAAAATCGCTGGGGAATTGGAGAAGATCCCTCTTTTCCTGGAAAAATTTTGTATCGCTATGCGTTAGCTTCCAAAGAACAAGTTGATGAAGCTTTAGACGCTGCCCAAAATGCTTATTTAAAATGGTCTGCGACAACTTCTCAAGAACGGGCCAATTTATTAATAAAAATAGCGCAAGGTTTAGAGCTGCATCGTGCTGATTTGATTGGAGCTATGATTGCTGATACGGCTAAAACATTGATTGAAGCAGATATAGAAGTTTCCGAAGCGATCGATTTTGCTAATTATTATCGCTTCAATTTATTAGAATGGATGTATTTGGAAGATGTCAAGTGGAGTGCTAAAGGTGTTGTTGTCATTGCTCCTCCTTGGAATTTTCCATGTTCGATAGCGGCTGGCGGTATTTTAGCAGCATTAGTTACTGGCAATACGGTAATTTTAAAACCTGCTTTTGAGTCTGTTTTAGTTTGTTGGCATTTAGCTCAAATTTTTTGGGAGGCGGGAATTAGCCAGCAAGTGTTACAATTTGTTGTTTGCGAAGATGAACCTGTGGGAAGCGCCTTAATTCAAGATTCTCGAGTGAATGCAGTTGTCTTAACTGGTGCGACAGAAACTGCAAAACTTTTTTTACGCTTAAGGGCAGATTTGGATTTAATGGCCGAAACGGGTGGTAAAAACACAATGATTATAACCTCTATGGCTGATCGTGATTTAGCGATTAAAGATTTGGTTCAATCGGCGTTTAGTCATGCAGGACAAAAATGTAGCGCATGTAGTTTGGCTATTGTAGAAGCAGAGACTTATGATAATCTTCACTTTCGTCAGCAATTAAAAGATTCTGTAGAAAGTTTATCAATCGGTTCCCCGTGGAAATTAAAATCTAAAGTTAATCCTTTAATTCGTGAAGCTAACCCCAATCTGTTACGTGGTTTAACGCAGTTAGAGGAAGGGGAAGAATGGCTTGTACAACCTAAGCAAGATCCTCAAAATCCTTATCTGTGGAGTCCGGGAATTAAGCTTGGTGTAAAACCAGGGAATTTTACCTATAATACAGAGTTATTTGGACCTGTTTTGGGGCTTGTAAGAGCAGAAAATTTCGATGAAGCCTTACACATGATGAATCAAACAGGCTACGGTTTAACAGCAGGTATTCATACCCTAGATGAAAGAGAGCAGAAGCAATGGTTTCAAAAAATAGAGGCAGGGAATTGTTATATTAATAGGACTATGACAGGAGCTATTGTTGAAAGACAACCATTTGGAGGGTGTAAAGAAAGCAGTTTTGGAAAAGGATCGAAAGCTGGAGGTCCTAATTATCTAGTGCAGTTTATGCAAACTTCTCAAAAAAACTTACCTACAGAGCAAAAAGAGTTAAAAGAAATGCCTCTGGCATTTCTAAAAAATGTTCAGAGACTAAAGTATTTGAGTTCCGAAGAATATGAAATTTTTAGTTTAAGTATGAAAAATTATGCTTTCTATTATGATTTATATTTTTCTCGATCTCATGATCCTAGTTTAGTTAGAGGGCAAGATAATTTACAAACTTATCGCCCGCATAATCAAATTTCGGTTAGGGTACAATCACCTGATCGTTTAGTAGACTTATTACGTTTGATAGCAGCCTCTATTATTTGTTCTACCCCTTTAATGTTGAGTACAGATAATCAAGAGACTTACCAAAAATTCCAGTCTTTACGTTTACCTCCTTTCATTTCTTTTAAATTGGAGGCTGAATCGACCTTTATCGAAAGATTAGAGCGAGGTGAGATCAAAAGAATGCGTGTGTTAAGCCCTTTCTCTAAATCTTTAGAAAATACTTTAGCGAATGCAGCTTGTCATTTAAATAGAGGGGAAGTAATGGCCAATGGACGATTAGAACTTCTTCATTTTTTAAGAGAAGTAAGTTTAAGTTTTGATTATCACAGGTATGGAAACCTTGCCGAGCGAGAAAAAGAATATAGACATCCATTACCCGGTCATAAAGGAAAAACCTGTTTACCTTGTGGAGCTTGTTGTTGTGATGGATAA
- a CDS encoding co-chaperone GroES: MTTKTKIKPLGDRVVVQRAKAATSKGGILLPDSAQEKPREGHVIAAGPGKMSESGQLEPISVKVGDRILFGAYAGTEVKDNDEDYLILSENDILGILS; this comes from the coding sequence ATGACAACTAAGACTAAAATTAAACCTTTGGGAGATCGCGTTGTAGTTCAACGAGCAAAAGCTGCTACTTCAAAAGGCGGCATTCTTCTTCCTGATTCAGCGCAAGAAAAACCAAGAGAAGGACATGTCATTGCCGCAGGTCCTGGTAAAATGAGTGAAAGCGGACAACTTGAACCTATTTCTGTTAAAGTTGGTGATCGCATTCTTTTTGGAGCCTACGCTGGTACAGAGGTTAAAGATAATGATGAAGATTATTTAATCTTATCCGAAAACGATATTCTAGGAATTTTATCTTAA